From the Hyphomicrobium sp. ghe19 genome, one window contains:
- the rpsA gene encoding 30S ribosomal protein S1, with protein sequence MSAEVANKDFNPSREDFAALLAESLAKDDLFEGSVVKGKIVGIEKDMAIIDVGLKMEGRVAMKEFGVGGKPGDLKVGDTVEVYLERVENALGEAVLSRDKARREESWTRLERLYEKGEKVTGVIFNKVKGGFTVDLDGAVAFLPGSQVDIRPVRDIGPLMHQQQPFQILKMDRRRGNIVVSRRSVLEESRAEQRTEIVARLAEGQIIDGLVKNITDYGAFIDLGGIDGLLHVTDMAWRRVNHPSEILNVGDTVKVQIIRINPETQRISLGMKQLQSDPWSAIEAKYPVGARVKGTVTNIADYGAFVELEPGVEGLIHVSEMSWTKKNTHPGKIVSTSQQVEVQVLEVDPQKRRISLGLKQTQENPWDAFLTQHPKGSVVEGPIRNITEFGLFIGLDNGIDGMVHLSDLDWQKAGDEVIKDYKKGDNVKAIVLDVDGSKERISLGVKQLSGDPADAMAKYKKGDAVTGTVTSVSDAGIEVRIADSELTSFIKRADLSRDRSEQRPERFNVGDKVDAAVLSVDKAARRIAVSIKALELAEEKQAVAQYGSTDSGASLGDIFKAAIKKREGAEDAE encoded by the coding sequence ATGTCCGCTGAAGTTGCCAATAAAGATTTTAATCCCTCGCGCGAAGATTTTGCCGCGCTTCTCGCCGAGAGCCTTGCCAAGGACGACCTGTTCGAAGGTTCCGTCGTAAAGGGCAAGATCGTCGGCATCGAAAAAGACATGGCGATCATCGACGTTGGCCTGAAGATGGAAGGCCGCGTCGCGATGAAGGAGTTCGGCGTCGGCGGGAAGCCGGGCGACCTCAAAGTCGGCGATACTGTTGAAGTCTACCTGGAGCGCGTCGAGAACGCGCTCGGTGAAGCGGTTCTTTCGCGCGACAAGGCTCGCCGCGAAGAAAGCTGGACCCGCCTCGAGCGCCTCTATGAAAAGGGCGAGAAGGTTACGGGCGTCATCTTCAACAAGGTCAAGGGCGGCTTCACGGTCGATCTCGACGGCGCCGTTGCGTTCCTTCCGGGCAGCCAGGTCGATATTCGCCCCGTTCGCGATATCGGACCGCTGATGCATCAGCAGCAGCCCTTCCAGATCCTGAAGATGGATCGCCGTCGCGGCAACATCGTCGTTTCGCGCCGCTCGGTTCTCGAAGAAAGCCGCGCCGAGCAGAGGACGGAAATCGTCGCTCGTCTCGCCGAAGGCCAGATCATCGACGGTCTCGTCAAGAACATCACCGATTACGGCGCGTTCATCGATCTCGGCGGCATCGACGGCCTTCTCCACGTCACCGACATGGCATGGCGCCGCGTCAACCATCCGTCCGAAATCCTCAACGTCGGCGATACGGTGAAGGTGCAGATCATCCGCATCAACCCGGAAACGCAGCGTATTTCGCTCGGTATGAAGCAGCTTCAGTCCGACCCGTGGTCGGCGATCGAAGCCAAGTATCCGGTCGGCGCTCGCGTCAAGGGCACCGTGACGAACATTGCCGATTACGGTGCGTTCGTTGAACTGGAGCCGGGCGTCGAAGGCCTGATCCACGTTTCGGAAATGAGCTGGACGAAGAAGAACACGCACCCTGGCAAGATCGTCTCGACGAGCCAGCAGGTCGAAGTTCAGGTTCTCGAAGTCGATCCGCAGAAGCGCCGTATCTCGCTCGGCCTGAAGCAGACGCAGGAGAACCCGTGGGATGCGTTCCTGACGCAGCACCCGAAGGGCTCGGTCGTCGAAGGTCCGATCCGCAACATCACCGAGTTCGGTCTGTTCATCGGTCTCGACAACGGCATCGACGGTATGGTCCACCTCTCCGATCTCGACTGGCAGAAGGCCGGCGACGAGGTCATCAAGGACTACAAGAAGGGCGACAACGTCAAAGCCATCGTTCTCGATGTCGACGGCTCGAAGGAGCGCATTTCGCTCGGCGTCAAGCAGCTGTCGGGCGATCCGGCAGACGCCATGGCGAAGTACAAGAAGGGCGATGCCGTCACCGGCACGGTCACATCGGTCAGCGACGCTGGTATCGAAGTCAGGATCGCAGACAGCGAGTTGACGTCATTCATCAAGCGCGCCGATCTCTCGCGTGATCGCTCGGAGCAGCGTCCGGAACGCTTCAACGTCGGCGACAAGGTCGACGCGGCCGTCCTCTCGGTCGACAAGGCAGCGCGCCGTATCGCGGTTTCGATCAAGGCGCTCGAGCTGGCGGAAGAAAAGCAGGCGGTTGCTCAGTACGGTTCGACCGACTCGGGCGCTTCGCTGGGCGACATCTTCAAGGCCGCCATCAAGAAGCGCGAAGGCGCCGAAGACGCCGAGTAA
- the accD gene encoding acetyl-CoA carboxylase, carboxyltransferase subunit beta produces MNWINNVVRPKISGLLSTAKRDVPDNLWVKCPDSGQMVFYKDLEANEFVVPGSNYHMRMGSQQRLQHTFDGGEYRTVPVPTVQQDPLKFRDGRKYSDRLKDAKAATKLDDAVLVGEGELEGLPVVAAAQDFRFMAGSLGMAAGEAIIAGMQRALDLRTPFILFAASGGARMQEGILSLMQMPRTTIAVQRLRDARLPYIVVLTDPTTGGVTASYAMLGDIHIAEPGALICFAGPRVIQQTIREQLPDGFQRAEYLLSHGMIDMVVHRHQMRETLARVCKLLMSGVQATKAKDTRKMNGKPYVNGAPVDSKVIETAARESGVVEPEAVPNSQRFEPGKGDKPKRDEAGSSTSANPKDAPRGA; encoded by the coding sequence GTGAATTGGATTAACAACGTCGTCCGCCCAAAGATCAGTGGGCTCTTATCGACGGCGAAGCGCGACGTTCCGGATAACCTGTGGGTGAAGTGCCCGGATTCAGGTCAGATGGTCTTTTACAAAGACCTCGAGGCCAACGAGTTCGTCGTGCCCGGCTCGAACTATCACATGCGCATGGGTTCGCAGCAGCGCCTGCAGCATACGTTCGATGGCGGAGAGTATCGCACCGTCCCAGTGCCGACCGTGCAGCAAGATCCGTTGAAGTTTCGTGATGGGCGCAAATATTCCGATCGTCTGAAAGACGCGAAGGCTGCGACGAAGCTCGATGATGCCGTTCTCGTCGGCGAAGGCGAACTCGAAGGTTTGCCGGTCGTCGCTGCGGCTCAGGACTTCCGCTTCATGGCCGGTTCGCTCGGCATGGCCGCCGGTGAGGCGATCATCGCCGGCATGCAGCGCGCGCTCGATCTCAGAACGCCGTTTATTCTATTCGCGGCTTCGGGTGGTGCGCGCATGCAGGAGGGCATCCTTTCCCTCATGCAAATGCCGCGCACGACGATTGCCGTGCAACGTCTGAGAGACGCGCGGCTTCCCTACATCGTCGTTCTGACGGATCCGACGACGGGAGGCGTGACCGCTTCCTACGCGATGCTCGGAGATATCCATATCGCGGAGCCCGGCGCACTTATTTGCTTCGCGGGTCCACGCGTCATCCAGCAGACGATCCGCGAGCAGTTGCCGGACGGCTTCCAGCGTGCGGAATATCTGCTTTCGCACGGCATGATCGATATGGTCGTGCATCGTCATCAGATGCGGGAGACGCTCGCGCGCGTCTGCAAGCTCCTGATGAGCGGGGTGCAGGCGACGAAGGCGAAAGACACACGCAAGATGAATGGCAAGCCGTACGTCAACGGCGCTCCAGTCGATAGCAAAGTCATCGAGACGGCCGCGCGGGAGAGCGGCGTCGTCGAACCGGAGGCTGTGCCAAACAGCCAACGCTTCGAGCCGGGCAAGGGCGACAAGCCGAAGCGCGATGAGGCGGGATCGTCAACATCGGCAAATCCCAAAGATGCGCCTCGCGGCGCCTAG
- the ihfB gene encoding integration host factor subunit beta, which translates to MIKSELVQRIATANPHLYHRDVERIVNVIFDEIVDALSRGDRVELRGFGAFTVKHRASRQGRNPRTGTTVAVAEKFVPFFKTGKELRDRLNKLNGSKH; encoded by the coding sequence GTGATCAAATCGGAGCTGGTGCAACGGATTGCCACTGCCAATCCGCATCTTTACCATCGGGATGTCGAACGCATCGTCAACGTAATTTTCGATGAAATTGTCGATGCTTTATCGCGAGGTGATCGCGTGGAGCTTCGCGGTTTCGGTGCGTTCACGGTCAAGCATCGTGCATCACGACAGGGAAGAAATCCGCGCACGGGAACCACGGTCGCCGTTGCCGAGAAGTTCGTGCCGTTCTTCAAAACCGGCAAGGAACTTCGCGACCGGTTGAATAAGCTTAACGGCAGCAAACACTGA
- a CDS encoding 2-oxo acid dehydrogenase subunit E2 yields the protein MPLVDVKVPNIGDFENVPVVEIQVKPGDNVKLDDPLITLESDKAAMDVPAPFQGRVAEILVSIGDKVSEGIAIVKLDTSGDTKSEAPAGSAKGANKSGKSEAAAKTASESEKQKSVEATPEAKDAGSIPPPGDFGSVYASPSVRRIARDLDVDLTKVKGTGDKGRITKDDVKAYIARSGQPAVAPGAGAGQMTGIPEIPAQDFSKYGPVETKPMSRLKRLTGPNLHRAWLNVPHVTNSDEADITDLEAYRRDLDATAKDKGYRVTLVAFLLKASVSALKEYPDVNSSLAPGKDALILKRYYNIGVAVDTPDGLVVPVIRDVDRKGVLELSQELTAVSARMRDGKITPTDIQGATFSISSLGGIGGTGFTPIVNAPEVAILGAVRAQMKPQWDGSAFQPRLMLPLCLSYDHRVVDGALAARFLRKICDALADVRQLVL from the coding sequence ATGCCGCTCGTCGACGTCAAGGTGCCGAACATCGGTGATTTCGAGAATGTGCCCGTCGTCGAAATTCAAGTGAAGCCTGGCGACAACGTGAAGCTCGACGATCCGTTGATCACGCTCGAGAGCGACAAGGCTGCGATGGACGTGCCTGCGCCCTTTCAAGGCCGGGTGGCGGAAATTCTCGTCTCCATCGGCGACAAGGTGAGCGAAGGCATCGCGATCGTGAAGCTCGATACTTCGGGTGATACGAAGTCCGAAGCGCCGGCAGGCAGCGCGAAGGGTGCCAACAAGTCCGGCAAGTCCGAGGCGGCGGCGAAAACGGCGAGTGAATCCGAAAAGCAGAAGTCCGTCGAAGCAACCCCTGAAGCAAAAGACGCGGGATCGATACCTCCGCCGGGTGATTTCGGGTCGGTTTATGCGAGCCCATCAGTCCGGCGCATCGCGCGCGACCTCGACGTTGATCTGACGAAGGTCAAAGGAACGGGCGACAAGGGCCGCATCACGAAAGACGATGTCAAAGCCTATATCGCGCGGAGCGGTCAGCCCGCGGTGGCGCCGGGTGCTGGTGCGGGCCAGATGACGGGCATCCCGGAAATTCCGGCCCAGGATTTCTCGAAGTACGGGCCGGTCGAAACGAAGCCGATGTCGCGGCTGAAAAGATTGACCGGGCCGAACCTGCATCGCGCATGGCTCAACGTTCCGCATGTCACCAATTCCGACGAAGCCGATATCACCGATCTCGAGGCCTATCGCCGGGATCTCGACGCGACGGCGAAGGACAAGGGTTATCGCGTGACGCTTGTCGCATTTCTGCTGAAGGCCTCGGTATCGGCGCTGAAGGAATATCCGGACGTCAATTCGTCTCTTGCGCCGGGCAAAGATGCGCTCATCCTCAAGCGCTACTACAACATCGGTGTTGCGGTCGACACGCCGGACGGACTTGTCGTGCCGGTCATTCGCGACGTCGATCGCAAGGGTGTCCTCGAATTGAGCCAGGAGCTGACGGCCGTTTCCGCTCGCATGCGCGACGGCAAGATCACGCCGACGGATATTCAAGGCGCGACGTTCTCGATATCGAGCCTCGGCGGCATCGGGGGCACAGGTTTCACACCTATCGTCAACGCACCGGAGGTCGCCATTCTGGGAGCGGTGCGCGCACAGATGAAGCCTCAGTGGGACGGTTCCGCATTTCAGCCGCGGCTGATGCTGCCGCTCTGTCTTTCTTACGATCATCGCGTGGTCGATGGTGCGCTTGCCGCACGGTTCTTGAGAAAGATCTGCGATGCGCTGGCCGATGTTCGGCAGCTGGTCTTGTAG
- the trpB gene encoding tryptophan synthase subunit beta — translation MATKSKKTAEAALNSYATGPDDRGFFGIFGGRFVAETLMPLILELERAYEAAKADPEFQRELDFLNLHYAGRPSPLYHAERMTAELGGAKIYFKREELNHTGSHKINNCLGQILLARRMGKKRIIAETGAGQHGVAVATVCAKYGMPCEIYMGATDVERQAPNVARMHLLGAKLNPVTSGAGTLKDAMNEALRDWVTNVRDTYYLIGTAAGPHPYPAMVRDFQAIIGHETRSQMLEAEGRLPDTIIACIGGGSNAIGIFHPFLDDKDVAIYGVEAGGHGLDVENGHAASMTGGSPGVLHGNRTYLLQDSDGQILEGHSISAGLDYPGVGPEHSWLKDIGRVTYVAVTDKEALAALQFCTRLEGIIPALEPSHALAHVMRLAPKLPKDNLLVVNLSGRGDKDLFTVAKHLGMKI, via the coding sequence ATGGCGACGAAATCGAAGAAGACCGCGGAGGCAGCGCTCAACAGCTACGCCACCGGTCCCGACGACAGGGGATTTTTCGGCATATTCGGCGGCCGTTTCGTCGCCGAAACGTTGATGCCGCTGATCCTGGAACTCGAGCGCGCTTACGAGGCCGCAAAAGCCGATCCCGAATTCCAGCGCGAACTCGATTTTCTGAACCTCCATTACGCCGGCCGGCCGAGCCCGCTCTATCATGCGGAGCGTATGACGGCGGAACTCGGTGGCGCGAAAATCTACTTCAAGCGCGAAGAGCTCAATCACACGGGCTCGCACAAGATCAATAACTGTCTCGGTCAGATCCTGCTCGCGCGGCGGATGGGGAAGAAGCGGATCATCGCGGAGACCGGGGCCGGTCAACACGGCGTTGCCGTTGCGACGGTCTGTGCCAAGTACGGCATGCCGTGCGAGATCTACATGGGCGCGACCGACGTCGAGCGGCAAGCGCCGAACGTTGCGCGGATGCATTTGCTCGGAGCGAAGCTCAATCCCGTGACGTCGGGCGCGGGCACGTTGAAAGACGCGATGAACGAAGCGCTGCGCGATTGGGTCACCAACGTTCGCGACACCTACTATCTCATCGGCACGGCGGCTGGTCCGCATCCCTATCCGGCCATGGTCCGCGACTTCCAGGCGATCATTGGGCACGAGACGCGTTCGCAGATGCTGGAAGCCGAAGGCCGGTTGCCGGATACGATCATTGCCTGCATCGGCGGCGGCTCGAACGCTATCGGCATTTTCCATCCGTTTCTGGATGACAAGGATGTTGCGATCTACGGCGTCGAGGCGGGCGGCCACGGGCTCGATGTCGAGAACGGCCATGCGGCTTCGATGACGGGCGGTTCGCCTGGTGTGCTGCACGGAAACCGTACGTATCTCCTGCAGGACAGCGACGGGCAGATCCTCGAAGGTCATTCGATTTCCGCTGGCCTCGATTATCCGGGCGTCGGGCCGGAACACTCGTGGCTCAAGGATATCGGCCGCGTTACGTATGTGGCCGTGACGGATAAGGAAGCGCTCGCGGCTTTGCAGTTCTGCACGCGTCTCGAGGGCATCATCCCGGCGCTCGAACCCAGCCACGCGCTCGCACACGTCATGCGGCTCGCGCCGAAACTTCCGAAGGACAATCTGCTGGTCGTGAATCTATCCGGTCGTGGCGACAAGGATCTCTTCACGGTCGCCAAACATCTTGGGATGAAGATCTAA
- the sppA gene encoding signal peptide peptidase SppA has protein sequence MLETETVLDRRRLRRSVSIWRAAGLAGLLLAVGALAFGGDKLASLTGEKQIARVTIEGTITEDRDQLKMLKDIGDDSSVSGVLLFINSPGGTTTGGEALFEGIRTLAKKKPVVAQFGTVAASAAYIAGLATDHIVARGNTITGSVGVIVQWPEVVQLLDKIGVKMNEVKSGPLKASPSPFEPLDDASRKVAEGMVADGFKWFIGLVETRRGVKAANIPGLLEGRIYSGREALDAKLIDQLGGEDEAVKWLKDVKSVPQTAKVTDWKPGNSSAYGFAGMSAGIAGWLLGPAAGDAVNFLLRDRMISTLGLDGLLSVWHPSEK, from the coding sequence ATGCTTGAAACGGAAACGGTTCTCGATCGCAGGCGGCTTCGCCGGTCGGTATCGATTTGGCGCGCCGCCGGGCTCGCCGGCCTCCTTCTCGCGGTCGGCGCGCTGGCATTCGGCGGCGACAAGCTTGCGTCGCTGACCGGCGAAAAGCAGATCGCCCGCGTGACAATCGAAGGCACCATTACGGAAGATCGCGATCAGCTCAAAATGCTGAAGGACATCGGCGACGACAGCAGTGTCTCCGGCGTTCTGCTGTTCATCAACAGTCCCGGCGGCACGACAACGGGGGGCGAGGCGCTCTTCGAGGGCATCCGTACGCTTGCCAAAAAGAAGCCTGTCGTCGCTCAATTCGGCACCGTGGCGGCGTCGGCTGCCTACATTGCCGGTCTTGCCACGGATCATATCGTGGCTCGCGGCAATACGATCACCGGCTCGGTCGGCGTCATCGTGCAATGGCCTGAAGTCGTCCAACTGCTGGACAAGATCGGCGTCAAAATGAACGAGGTTAAGAGTGGCCCGCTCAAGGCTTCACCCTCACCGTTCGAGCCGCTCGACGATGCCAGCCGGAAGGTCGCCGAGGGCATGGTGGCCGATGGCTTCAAATGGTTTATCGGCTTGGTCGAGACCCGCCGGGGTGTCAAAGCAGCCAATATTCCGGGGCTTCTGGAGGGCCGAATCTACTCGGGCCGCGAGGCGCTCGATGCAAAGTTGATCGATCAACTTGGCGGCGAAGATGAAGCGGTCAAATGGCTCAAGGACGTGAAAAGCGTTCCCCAAACGGCGAAAGTTACCGACTGGAAGCCCGGAAACAGCAGCGCTTATGGCTTTGCCGGCATGTCGGCCGGCATTGCGGGCTGGTTGCTCGGACCGGCAGCAGGGGACGCCGTAAATTTTTTACTTCGTGATCGGATGATTTCCACGCTCGGACTTGACGGTCTTCTCTCAGTTTGGCACCCTTCTGAAAAATAA
- the lpdA gene encoding dihydrolipoyl dehydrogenase: protein MSRKEIRVPVLGDFEDVPVIEVHVKAGVTIAAEDALITLESDKASFDVPAPEGGKVVEVLIKVGDKVSEGSPILTLETDGETESPAEPEKVPPKKEAAPTAPASAGKFSGSADHSCEVLVLGAGPGGYSAAFRAADLGAKTILVDRWPALGGVCLNVGCIPSKALLHTAFVIDEAAALGKHGITFAAPKIDLKKLAAFKDAVVAKLTGGLASIAKARKVTTLRGTGTFVDDHHMTVVFDDGHEEVVRFEKAIIAAGSEAAALPFMPSDPRIVDSTGALELPQIPDRMLVIGGGIIGLEMATVYSTLGAWLDVVELLDGLMLGADRDLVNVWQKVNARRFDRVMLKTKVVAVEAKQDGIHVRFEGADAPAEPQRYGMVLVAVGRKPNGKAIGADNAGVGVTDRGFIPVDKQMRTNVANIFAIGDIADEPMLAHKAVHQGHVAAENAAGKKSFFDARQIPSVAYTDPEIAWAGLTETEAKARGIAFKKAVFPWAASGRAIANARDEGFTKLLFDEGTEQIIGGAIVGTEAGNLISEICLAIEMGADAVDIGKTIHPHPTLSESVGMAAEVAEGVCTDLMPPKPLRGRT from the coding sequence ATGAGCAGAAAAGAAATTCGCGTTCCGGTTCTCGGCGACTTCGAAGATGTTCCCGTCATCGAAGTGCACGTGAAGGCGGGGGTGACCATCGCCGCCGAAGACGCACTCATTACGCTCGAGAGCGACAAGGCTTCGTTCGATGTGCCGGCTCCTGAGGGCGGTAAAGTCGTCGAGGTTCTGATCAAGGTCGGCGACAAGGTCAGCGAAGGAAGTCCGATCCTCACGCTCGAAACGGATGGCGAGACGGAGAGCCCGGCCGAGCCCGAGAAGGTGCCGCCGAAGAAGGAGGCGGCCCCGACTGCTCCTGCGTCAGCGGGAAAATTTTCGGGTTCTGCGGATCATTCGTGCGAGGTGCTGGTGCTGGGTGCTGGGCCCGGCGGTTATTCCGCAGCCTTTCGTGCGGCCGATCTCGGCGCCAAGACGATCCTCGTCGATCGGTGGCCGGCGCTCGGCGGCGTTTGCCTGAATGTGGGCTGTATTCCGTCGAAGGCGCTGCTGCACACGGCATTCGTCATCGACGAGGCGGCAGCGTTGGGGAAGCACGGCATTACGTTTGCCGCGCCGAAAATCGATCTGAAAAAGCTTGCAGCATTCAAAGACGCCGTCGTCGCCAAGCTGACGGGCGGGCTCGCATCGATTGCGAAGGCGCGCAAGGTCACGACGCTGCGCGGGACCGGCACGTTCGTCGATGATCATCATATGACTGTCGTGTTCGACGACGGGCACGAAGAGGTGGTGCGTTTCGAAAAGGCCATCATCGCTGCCGGATCGGAAGCGGCGGCGTTGCCGTTCATGCCGTCAGATCCGCGTATCGTCGATTCGACGGGGGCGCTCGAGCTTCCGCAAATTCCGGACAGAATGCTCGTCATCGGCGGCGGCATCATCGGGCTCGAGATGGCGACGGTTTATTCGACGCTCGGCGCGTGGCTCGATGTCGTCGAGTTGCTCGATGGCCTGATGCTCGGTGCTGACCGCGATCTCGTCAATGTCTGGCAGAAGGTCAATGCGCGGCGCTTCGACCGTGTGATGCTTAAGACAAAAGTCGTTGCAGTCGAAGCAAAGCAAGACGGCATTCATGTAAGATTTGAAGGTGCCGACGCGCCTGCCGAGCCGCAGCGCTATGGGATGGTGCTCGTCGCTGTCGGGCGAAAGCCGAACGGCAAGGCGATAGGTGCCGACAACGCGGGCGTCGGCGTTACTGACCGTGGTTTCATTCCGGTCGACAAGCAGATGAGGACGAACGTCGCGAACATCTTCGCCATCGGCGACATCGCGGATGAGCCGATGCTTGCACACAAGGCTGTCCACCAGGGTCACGTTGCGGCGGAGAATGCGGCGGGGAAGAAGAGCTTCTTTGATGCGCGCCAGATTCCTTCCGTTGCCTACACCGATCCCGAAATCGCATGGGCGGGTTTGACTGAGACTGAGGCTAAGGCGCGGGGCATTGCATTTAAGAAGGCAGTGTTTCCCTGGGCGGCGTCGGGGCGCGCCATCGCGAACGCCCGGGACGAGGGCTTCACGAAACTTCTTTTTGACGAGGGCACGGAGCAGATTATCGGCGGGGCCATCGTCGGCACGGAAGCCGGAAATCTCATTTCCGAGATTTGTCTCGCCATCGAAATGGGGGCGGATGCGGTCGATATCGGCAAGACGATCCATCCCCATCCGACGCTGTCGGAATCCGTCGGCATGGCCGCCGAGGTGGCGGAAGGCGTCTGTACGGACCTGATGCCCCCGAAACCGCTGCGGGGCCGGACCTGA
- the trpA gene encoding tryptophan synthase subunit alpha, with protein MTKHVTRIDARFEALKKENRPALITFVTAGDPDPETSAQILGDLAKAGADIIELGMPFSDPMADGPAIQASSQRALKAGQNMIKTLQMVRDFRAHDNTTPIVLMGYYNPIYVYGNERFIKDAKAAGVDGLIVVDVPPEADDELCLPALTAGLNFIRLATPTTDKARLATVLKNTSGFVYYVSITGITGAAAPVVNDVHSQVKAIKAETPLPVVVGFGVRSGAQAKAISKGADGVVVGSAIVSVIEKSLGAKGEATEGTRKGVSELVKELSLALSAD; from the coding sequence ATGACCAAGCACGTCACGCGCATCGATGCCCGGTTCGAAGCACTGAAAAAAGAAAACCGGCCGGCGCTCATCACGTTCGTCACTGCGGGCGACCCTGATCCGGAAACGAGCGCGCAGATTCTCGGCGATCTCGCCAAAGCCGGTGCCGATATCATTGAGCTCGGCATGCCGTTCTCCGATCCGATGGCGGACGGTCCGGCAATTCAGGCCTCGTCGCAGCGGGCGCTGAAGGCTGGTCAGAACATGATCAAAACGCTGCAGATGGTTCGCGATTTTCGCGCGCACGACAACACGACGCCGATCGTGCTGATGGGCTACTACAATCCGATCTACGTCTATGGCAACGAGCGCTTCATCAAGGATGCGAAGGCCGCAGGCGTCGATGGACTCATTGTCGTCGACGTGCCGCCTGAGGCCGACGACGAGCTGTGCCTTCCGGCACTCACGGCCGGGCTGAATTTCATCAGGCTCGCAACGCCCACGACGGACAAGGCGCGTTTGGCGACAGTTTTGAAGAATACGTCCGGTTTCGTTTACTATGTTTCGATCACGGGCATCACCGGCGCCGCCGCGCCCGTCGTTAACGATGTCCACAGCCAGGTGAAGGCGATCAAGGCCGAAACCCCGCTACCGGTTGTCGTGGGCTTCGGCGTCCGATCCGGTGCGCAGGCCAAGGCGATCTCGAAGGGGGCTGATGGCGTGGTCGTCGGCTCAGCCATTGTTTCTGTTATAGAAAAATCTCTTGGAGCGAAGGGCGAGGCCACGGAAGGCACGCGAAAGGGCGTGTCGGAACTCGTCAAGGAATTGAGCCTGGCGCTATCGGCCGACTAG
- a CDS encoding LapA family protein, with product MFRRILALLIGFPIGIILVAIAVSNRQPVDLILDPFRPETPALSIELPFYIYLMVALVVGVILGGIATWMGQSRWRQTARSQGRRAARWQAEADRLAREREAAADPADQRLAISGR from the coding sequence ATGTTCAGGCGTATTCTCGCGCTGCTAATCGGCTTTCCGATCGGCATCATCCTTGTCGCGATTGCGGTTTCCAACCGGCAGCCAGTGGATCTGATCCTCGATCCCTTCCGTCCGGAAACACCGGCGCTTTCCATAGAGCTGCCGTTTTACATTTATCTCATGGTGGCTCTCGTCGTCGGCGTCATCCTTGGCGGCATTGCGACGTGGATGGGGCAGAGCCGATGGCGCCAGACGGCGCGTTCGCAAGGCCGGCGCGCAGCGCGCTGGCAAGCAGAAGCCGATCGCCTCGCGCGCGAACGCGAAGCAGCAGCCGACCCGGCAGATCAGCGACTGGCCATCTCCGGCCGTTGA
- a CDS encoding phosphoribosylanthranilate isomerase encodes MVTTAKICGITTPEALEAAISGGADYIGLVFYAKSPRHLDISRAKGLAELARGRAKIVALTVDADDDTLQEIFDDVGPDILQLHGKETPERVAAIKKQFGREVIKAIAIATAGDAERARSYAGAADLILFDAKAPPGSLLPGGNGRTFDWHALDGVSEALPFMLSGGLSPDNVADAIALTRPIAVDVSSGVESSPGIKDLEQIRRFLLAVKTAKQT; translated from the coding sequence ATGGTCACCACAGCCAAAATTTGCGGGATCACGACGCCTGAAGCGTTGGAAGCGGCCATCTCCGGCGGCGCCGACTACATCGGTCTTGTCTTTTATGCGAAGAGCCCGCGCCATCTCGATATCTCTCGAGCCAAGGGACTGGCTGAGCTGGCACGCGGCAGGGCCAAGATCGTCGCGTTAACGGTCGATGCGGATGACGACACGCTGCAAGAGATCTTCGATGACGTCGGTCCCGACATCCTGCAATTGCACGGCAAGGAAACGCCGGAACGCGTCGCCGCCATCAAGAAGCAATTCGGCCGCGAGGTTATCAAAGCGATTGCCATCGCGACTGCTGGAGACGCGGAGCGCGCGCGCAGCTACGCGGGTGCTGCGGATCTCATCCTCTTCGACGCGAAGGCGCCTCCGGGCTCGTTGCTTCCTGGCGGCAACGGGCGAACGTTCGACTGGCACGCCCTCGATGGTGTTTCCGAAGCTCTGCCGTTCATGCTTTCGGGTGGTCTCAGTCCCGACAACGTCGCCGACGCGATCGCGTTAACGAGGCCGATCGCCGTCGATGTGTCGTCGGGCGTCGAAAGTTCGCCGGGCATCAAGGACCTTGAGCAGATCCGTCGCTTTCTTCTGGCCGTAAAGACAGCTAAGCAGACGTGA